Proteins from a genomic interval of Zingiber officinale cultivar Zhangliang chromosome 2A, Zo_v1.1, whole genome shotgun sequence:
- the LOC122044435 gene encoding WUSCHEL-related homeobox 11-like, which produces MSMEGRSNGSSPGDAAAAPAAVRSRWTPKPEQILILESIFNSGTVNPPKDETVRIRKLLEKFGAVSDANVFYWFQNRRSRSRRRQRELQAASALASSSPPYSSSTARSTSASPSSSWPVADEDLLSISHRMGGFMEGNYSIFNCTKQPDQYSPINESIDNTITVFINGMRWEAPRGPLDMRAMFGQSAVLVHSSGQPLPVDEHGILLQSLQMGESYFLVRSLLL; this is translated from the coding sequence ATGTCCATGGAAGGCCGGAGTAACGGCAGCAGCCCCGGCGATGCGGCGGCCGCGCCGGCGGCTGTCCGTTCCCGGTGGACCCCGAAACCGGAACAGATCCTCATCCTGGAGTCCATCTTCAACAGCGGGACGGTGAACCCGCCCAAAGACGAGACCGTCCGCATCCGCAAGCTGCTCGAGAAGTTCGGCGCCGTCAGCGACGCCAACGTCTTCTACTGGTTCCAGAACCGCCGCTCCCGCTCCCGCCGCCGCCAGCGGGAGCTGCAGGCCGCCTCAGCCCTCGCCTCATCCTCACCGCCTTACTCCTCCTCCACTGCACGTTCCACTTCCGCCTCGCCGTCCTCCTCCTGGCCGGTCGCCGACGAGGACCTCTTGTCGATCTCTCACCGGATGGGAGGGTTCATGGAAGGCAATTATTCCATCTTCAACTGCACGAAGCAACCCGATCAGTATAGCCCAATTAATGAATCGATCGACAACACGATCACGGTGTTCATCAACGGGATGCGATGGGAAGCGCCGAGAGGGCCTTTAGACATGAGAGCCATGTTCGGCCAAAGCGCGGTGCTGGTGCATTCCTCTGGACAGCCGCTACCTGTCGATGAACATGGAATTCTGCTGCAGAGCCTGCAGATGGGCGAGAGCTACTTCCTGGTAAGATCACTACTGCTGTAG